A single Endozoicomonas sp. NE40 DNA region contains:
- the nrdD gene encoding anaerobic ribonucleoside-triphosphate reductase, which translates to MTEIIKRDGSRQPFDAERIFKAVVRALNDAHVKDDTFSRFVASKVASTCEGQEQVDIYDIQDQVEDLLMSSPYHDAARKYIEYRHARDIARESRNALSKDILSIINQDNDELLNENANKDSKIIPTQRDLLAGVVAKHYAKQHILPKEISAAHERGEIHYHDLDYAPFFPMFNCMLIDIEGMMTKGFRMGNAEIETPRSITTATAITAQIIAQVSSHIYGGTSINEIDRIHAPYVTKTFEKHLKEGIRWIGDEAKAREYAMERTEKDCYDAYQALEYEVNTLHTANGQTPFVTFGFGLGTSWEERLVQKSILKNRIRGLGRNNKTPVFPKLVFAIRKGVNFSKDDPNYDIKQLALECSSKRMYPDILNYDKLIEVTGSFKTPMGCRSFLSTYEENGQLVHDGRNNLGVVSLNLPRIAIESESESDFYKRLDERMELAKAALMTRIKRLDNVQAKVAPILYVEGACGVRLKPEDKISEIFKHGRASISLGYIGIHETINALYDDGHIYDSEELRQKALSLIEYMRGRVNEWKAETGYGFSLYSTPSESLCDRFCRLDQKEYGVIEGVTDKGYYTNSFHLDVEKKVTPYDKVDFEMDYPMHASGGFICYGEFPNMLNNIKALENVWDYTYDKVPYYGTNTPIDTCYSCGYEGEFNATSRGFECPQCKNRDSEKMSVTRRVCGYLGQPNSRPFIKGKQEEVVRRVKHL; encoded by the coding sequence ATGACCGAGATCATCAAACGCGATGGCTCACGCCAACCATTCGACGCAGAACGTATATTCAAAGCTGTCGTACGCGCGTTGAATGATGCTCATGTTAAAGACGACACTTTTTCCCGATTTGTAGCGTCTAAAGTAGCCAGCACCTGTGAAGGTCAGGAACAGGTCGATATCTATGATATCCAGGACCAGGTAGAAGACCTGCTGATGAGCAGTCCTTACCATGATGCTGCCCGCAAATACATCGAGTATCGTCATGCCCGTGATATTGCCCGCGAATCACGCAACGCCCTGAGCAAAGATATTCTGAGCATTATTAATCAGGATAACGATGAACTGCTGAATGAAAACGCGAACAAGGATAGCAAGATTATCCCAACCCAGCGTGACCTGCTGGCAGGCGTTGTAGCCAAACACTACGCAAAGCAGCACATTCTGCCAAAAGAAATTTCAGCGGCTCATGAACGCGGTGAAATTCATTACCACGATCTGGACTATGCGCCTTTCTTCCCTATGTTCAACTGCATGCTGATCGACATTGAAGGCATGATGACCAAGGGGTTCCGCATGGGTAATGCGGAAATTGAGACCCCAAGATCCATCACCACCGCCACTGCGATCACCGCTCAGATCATTGCCCAGGTATCCAGCCATATTTATGGCGGTACCAGCATCAATGAAATCGACCGGATTCATGCACCTTACGTCACGAAAACGTTTGAAAAACACCTGAAAGAAGGTATTCGCTGGATTGGCGATGAAGCCAAAGCCCGTGAATACGCCATGGAACGTACCGAGAAAGACTGTTACGACGCCTATCAGGCACTGGAATACGAAGTAAACACTCTGCACACCGCCAACGGCCAGACACCGTTTGTCACCTTTGGCTTTGGCCTGGGAACCAGCTGGGAAGAGCGACTGGTACAGAAGTCGATTCTGAAGAACCGTATTCGCGGACTGGGCCGTAACAATAAGACACCTGTCTTCCCTAAGCTGGTGTTCGCTATTCGTAAGGGGGTCAATTTCAGCAAGGACGACCCAAACTACGATATCAAACAACTGGCTCTTGAATGTTCCAGCAAGCGTATGTACCCGGATATCCTGAACTACGACAAGCTGATTGAAGTAACCGGCAGTTTTAAAACCCCCATGGGTTGTCGTTCATTCCTGAGTACCTATGAAGAAAATGGTCAGCTGGTACACGACGGCCGTAACAACCTGGGTGTTGTCTCCCTGAACCTGCCTCGTATCGCTATAGAAAGCGAGAGTGAAAGCGACTTCTATAAGCGTCTTGATGAGCGTATGGAGCTGGCAAAAGCCGCCCTGATGACACGCATCAAACGTCTGGATAATGTTCAGGCAAAGGTGGCTCCTATTCTTTATGTTGAAGGTGCCTGCGGTGTTCGCCTGAAGCCTGAAGACAAAATCAGCGAAATCTTCAAGCATGGCCGAGCTTCCATCTCCCTGGGTTACATTGGTATTCACGAAACCATTAACGCCTTGTATGACGACGGACATATCTACGACAGTGAAGAACTGCGCCAGAAAGCCCTGTCGCTGATTGAATACATGCGTGGTCGTGTAAACGAATGGAAAGCAGAAACCGGCTACGGATTCAGCCTTTACTCCACTCCCAGTGAAAGTCTGTGCGACCGTTTCTGCCGACTGGACCAGAAAGAGTACGGTGTTATTGAAGGTGTGACCGACAAAGGTTACTACACCAACTCTTTCCATCTGGATGTTGAAAAGAAAGTCACACCTTACGACAAGGTCGACTTCGAGATGGATTACCCGATGCATGCCAGTGGTGGTTTCATCTGCTATGGTGAATTCCCTAACATGCTGAACAACATCAAGGCCCTGGAAAACGTCTGGGACTACACCTACGACAAGGTTCCATACTATGGCACCAACACACCCATCGATACCTGCTATAGCTGTGGTTACGAAGGTGAGTTCAACGCCACCAGCCGTGGTTTCGAATGTCCGCAATGCAAAAACCGCGACTCCGAAAAAATGTCTGTAACCCGTCGTGTCTGTGGTTACCTGGGGCAGCCTAACAGTCGTCCATTCATTAAAGGCAAACAGGAAGAAGTGGTACGCCGCGTTAAACACCTGTAA
- a CDS encoding SDR family oxidoreductase — MAASKVLIITGGSSGIGAETARHIVEAGWQVVIAGRRMEALKALSGELGGSEKAYPVVCDVTSWEDQQKLVSESLEHFGRIDAVFANAGIGGTPGGFSGADPLQWRDLLLTNVYGVGLTLRASLEEIKKRKGHVVIMSSAAGRLHLSGSMYGASKWAVTAIGYNLREELKDTGVRTTIIEPGVVDTPFFDEAKPHGLRAEDIARTVVFALSQPDGMNLHEMTIYPTSSAF; from the coding sequence ATGGCTGCGTCCAAAGTTCTGATAATCACTGGTGGTTCCAGTGGGATAGGGGCAGAAACCGCCCGTCATATTGTCGAGGCTGGCTGGCAAGTTGTTATCGCTGGGCGTCGGATGGAAGCATTGAAGGCATTAAGCGGCGAGCTGGGTGGGAGCGAAAAAGCTTACCCTGTCGTCTGTGATGTAACTTCTTGGGAAGACCAGCAGAAGCTGGTCAGCGAGTCTTTAGAGCACTTTGGCAGAATAGATGCTGTTTTTGCCAACGCTGGTATTGGAGGCACTCCCGGAGGTTTCAGTGGTGCCGACCCTTTGCAATGGCGGGATCTGCTTCTGACTAACGTGTATGGTGTCGGATTGACCCTGAGAGCCAGTCTGGAAGAAATCAAAAAAAGAAAAGGCCATGTGGTCATCATGAGCTCCGCTGCTGGACGTCTGCATTTGTCAGGCTCCATGTACGGGGCGAGCAAGTGGGCTGTCACTGCCATTGGTTACAACCTGCGGGAAGAGCTGAAGGACACTGGCGTAAGAACCACCATTATTGAGCCGGGCGTTGTTGATACGCCGTTTTTTGATGAAGCTAAACCACACGGTTTGAGGGCTGAAGATATTGCCCGCACTGTCGTGTTCGCACTGTCTCAGCCTGACGGTATGAACCTGCATGAAATGACGATTTACCCGACCAGCAGCGCTTTCTGA
- a CDS encoding branched-chain amino acid ABC transporter substrate-binding protein produces the protein MKNNKKTLLSLTASMLLAGGMGMAQAADTIKIALAGPVTGPVAQYGDMQFTGAKMAIEQINKAGGVNGKQLEAMVFDDACDPKQAVAVANRIANQRVRFVVGHLCSSSTQPASDVYEDEGILMITAASTSPEITSRGYKMIFRTIGLDSLQGPTAGKYIVEKIKPKKMAVVHDKQQYGEGIARAVKDVVEKAGINVAVFEGVTSGDKDFSALIAKLKRENVEFVYYGGYHPELGLILRQSAEKGLKVPFMGPEGVGNKDISAIAGEASEGLLVTLPKSFDQDPANAKLVEAIKAKGDDASGPFVFPAYSAVQVMADSMKMVKNEDPEEVAEVLRRNVFATPTGQLTFDGKGDLKDFSFVVYKWHADGTKTALD, from the coding sequence ATGAAGAATAATAAAAAAACATTATTGAGCCTTACGGCATCCATGCTTCTGGCTGGAGGCATGGGTATGGCTCAGGCTGCCGATACCATCAAAATTGCTCTGGCGGGTCCTGTAACAGGCCCTGTTGCACAGTATGGGGATATGCAGTTTACCGGTGCCAAAATGGCGATCGAGCAGATCAATAAAGCAGGCGGAGTCAATGGCAAGCAACTGGAAGCCATGGTTTTCGACGACGCCTGTGATCCTAAGCAGGCCGTAGCTGTGGCGAACAGAATTGCTAACCAAAGGGTTCGGTTTGTTGTTGGTCACCTCTGTTCCTCCTCTACTCAGCCTGCTTCCGATGTTTACGAAGATGAAGGCATTCTGATGATTACTGCGGCTTCAACCAGCCCGGAAATTACCAGCCGTGGTTATAAGATGATTTTCCGAACTATTGGCCTGGACAGTTTGCAGGGGCCAACCGCAGGCAAATATATCGTTGAAAAAATCAAGCCAAAGAAAATGGCAGTGGTTCATGACAAACAGCAATACGGCGAAGGCATTGCCAGAGCGGTCAAGGATGTTGTGGAAAAGGCAGGTATTAATGTGGCGGTATTTGAAGGTGTCACTTCCGGTGACAAAGACTTCTCTGCGCTCATTGCCAAACTGAAAAGAGAAAATGTCGAGTTTGTTTATTATGGCGGCTACCACCCAGAACTGGGTTTGATCTTACGACAAAGCGCCGAGAAGGGTTTAAAGGTACCGTTTATGGGGCCTGAAGGCGTGGGTAATAAAGATATATCTGCTATTGCCGGTGAAGCTTCAGAAGGCTTACTGGTCACCCTGCCAAAGAGTTTCGACCAGGACCCGGCCAATGCGAAACTGGTTGAAGCCATCAAGGCAAAAGGCGATGACGCATCGGGTCCCTTTGTTTTCCCGGCTTACTCTGCGGTACAGGTGATGGCAGACAGCATGAAGATGGTTAAGAATGAAGACCCTGAAGAGGTAGCGGAAGTGCTGCGCAGGAATGTTTTTGCGACACCAACCGGACAGCTGACCTTCGATGGCAAGGGCGATCTCAAGGACTTCAGCTTTGTCGTGTATAAGTGGCATGCCGATGGCACCAAAACGGCGCTGGATTGA
- the rpiA gene encoding ribose-5-phosphate isomerase RpiA gives MTQDELKKATAEAALERILPHLEDDMIIGIGTGSTANFFIDALAEHKAKFDGCVASSEASADRLKGHGIPVYDLNSVSSLRFYIDGADETNEHLHLIKGGGAALTREKIVAAVADEFICIADGSKKVAVLGQFPLPVEVIPMARSYVARELVKLGGDPVYREGVVTDNGNVILDVWNMQITDAVATEEKINQIVGVVTNGLFAARPANVLLLGTEDGVKTITA, from the coding sequence ATGACTCAGGACGAACTGAAAAAAGCAACGGCTGAAGCCGCTCTGGAACGTATTCTTCCACATCTGGAAGATGACATGATCATCGGTATCGGTACAGGTTCCACCGCTAACTTCTTTATTGATGCCCTGGCTGAGCATAAGGCGAAGTTTGATGGTTGCGTGGCCAGCTCTGAAGCGTCTGCAGACCGCCTGAAAGGTCACGGAATCCCCGTTTACGATCTGAACAGTGTTTCCAGCCTGCGCTTTTACATCGACGGTGCTGATGAAACCAATGAACACCTGCACCTGATCAAAGGTGGTGGCGCTGCCCTGACCCGTGAAAAAATTGTGGCAGCTGTAGCGGATGAATTTATTTGTATTGCTGATGGCAGCAAGAAAGTGGCTGTGTTGGGTCAGTTCCCACTGCCCGTTGAAGTGATTCCAATGGCCCGCAGTTATGTTGCCCGTGAACTGGTTAAGCTGGGTGGTGATCCGGTTTATCGCGAAGGTGTAGTGACTGACAATGGTAATGTCATTCTGGATGTCTGGAATATGCAAATTACCGATGCGGTTGCTACTGAAGAGAAAATCAACCAGATCGTAGGTGTGGTCACTAACGGCTTATTTGCTGCCCGACCAGCCAATGTGCTGTTGCTGGGTACTGAAGACGGCGTGAAAACCATCACTGCCTGA
- the livG gene encoding high-affinity branched-chain amino acid ABC transporter ATP-binding protein LivG, protein MSEWLLEADDLSMRFGGLLAVDQVALKVRPGEIVSIIGPNGAGKTTVFNCLTGFYKPTGGVVQFKGKAIHQLPGFKISRLGLVRTFQNVRLFKSMTVLENLLVAQHRHLNTNLLSGLFKTPAFRRSERKALEQSEYWLDKVGLSEFANREAGNLAYGQQRRLEIARCMVTRPELLMLDEPAAGLNPNETAELNELISDLRDHHNVSVLLIEHDMKLVMEISDRIYVINQGRPLASGVPDRVRSHPEVIKAYLGES, encoded by the coding sequence ATGAGTGAATGGTTATTGGAAGCCGATGATTTGAGTATGCGCTTTGGCGGGTTGCTGGCCGTGGATCAGGTGGCGCTGAAAGTCCGCCCGGGAGAGATTGTTTCTATTATTGGGCCAAACGGTGCTGGTAAAACAACAGTATTTAATTGCCTGACAGGCTTTTATAAGCCAACAGGCGGTGTTGTCCAGTTTAAGGGTAAGGCCATTCATCAATTGCCGGGGTTTAAAATATCCCGTCTGGGACTGGTTCGGACTTTTCAGAATGTCCGGTTGTTTAAATCGATGACTGTGCTGGAAAACCTTCTGGTGGCACAGCATCGGCACCTGAATACCAACCTGCTGTCCGGTCTGTTTAAAACACCGGCTTTTCGCCGTAGTGAGCGGAAGGCTCTGGAGCAGTCTGAATACTGGCTGGATAAGGTTGGGTTATCAGAGTTTGCCAATCGGGAAGCGGGGAACCTGGCTTATGGTCAACAGCGGCGACTGGAAATAGCCCGTTGCATGGTCACCAGACCAGAGCTTCTTATGCTGGATGAACCGGCTGCCGGCCTGAACCCTAATGAGACCGCAGAATTGAATGAGCTGATTTCAGACCTCAGAGACCATCATAATGTCTCTGTGTTGCTGATTGAACATGATATGAAACTGGTGATGGAGATTTCAGATCGTATATACGTGATTAATCAGGGGCGACCTCTGGCTTCCGGTGTTCCGGACAGGGTGCGAAGTCATCCGGAAGTGATCAAAGCTTATCTGGGGGAGTCCTGA
- a CDS encoding high-affinity branched-chain amino acid ABC transporter permease LivM gives MKALRWTPAILSSVVLVILASLMLGVRLQSDGMILRIKGVESSIYTSIAIATAVVFIFQLFRDWLDHGLKSVKQRLPAVPVLTTKPAYFDSYYKNARRLVLCFAVAALFVWPFYASRGAVDLATLTLIYVMLGLGLNVVVGLAGLLDLGYVGFYAVGAYGYALLNQYFGVDFWTGLLAGGLLAAFFGFILGFPVLRLRGDYLAIVTLGFGEIIRILLNNWTELTNGPNGISQIPKPTLFGLEFNRRAREGTAFHEFFGIDYSGVYKVIFLYILALLLVLATLFVINRLLRMPIGRAWEALREDDIACRSLGLNPTAIKLSAFTIGATFAGFAGTFFAARQGFISPESFTFIESAIILAIVVLGGMGSQLGVILAAVIMTMLPELAREFQEYRMLMFGLMMVCMMIWRPEGLLPMKRPQITLKTKNKASEGQVVEAGASS, from the coding sequence ATGAAAGCACTTCGATGGACTCCGGCCATTCTGTCATCAGTGGTTCTGGTGATTCTTGCCAGCCTTATGCTGGGTGTACGACTTCAGTCTGATGGTATGATTCTGCGGATTAAGGGGGTTGAATCATCCATCTATACGTCAATCGCCATAGCTACTGCTGTTGTTTTTATCTTTCAGCTGTTCAGGGACTGGCTGGATCATGGCCTTAAATCAGTAAAGCAGCGTTTGCCTGCTGTGCCGGTTCTGACGACCAAACCCGCTTATTTTGACTCTTATTACAAGAACGCCCGCAGGCTGGTGCTTTGTTTTGCCGTTGCCGCTTTATTTGTCTGGCCGTTTTATGCCTCAAGAGGCGCTGTTGACCTGGCTACCCTGACGTTAATTTATGTCATGCTGGGACTTGGGTTAAATGTCGTTGTTGGTCTGGCGGGTTTGCTGGATCTGGGGTATGTCGGATTTTATGCGGTTGGGGCTTATGGTTACGCACTGCTGAATCAGTACTTTGGCGTGGACTTCTGGACCGGGCTATTAGCCGGTGGGCTTCTGGCGGCCTTCTTTGGTTTTATTCTTGGCTTCCCGGTTTTACGTCTGAGAGGGGATTATCTTGCCATCGTGACGCTGGGGTTTGGAGAGATTATCCGCATCCTGCTGAATAACTGGACGGAATTGACCAATGGCCCTAATGGCATTTCCCAGATTCCCAAGCCCACACTGTTTGGTCTGGAGTTTAACCGACGTGCCAGAGAAGGCACGGCCTTCCACGAGTTTTTTGGGATTGATTACAGCGGCGTATATAAAGTTATCTTCCTTTATATTCTTGCCCTGCTGCTGGTTCTGGCGACACTGTTTGTCATTAATCGCTTACTTCGAATGCCTATTGGCAGAGCCTGGGAAGCGTTAAGGGAGGATGATATAGCCTGCCGGTCACTGGGCCTGAATCCAACGGCGATCAAACTGTCTGCTTTTACCATCGGTGCTACTTTTGCTGGTTTTGCCGGAACCTTCTTTGCTGCACGACAGGGTTTTATTAGTCCTGAGTCGTTTACCTTTATTGAGTCAGCCATCATTCTCGCCATTGTTGTGCTTGGGGGCATGGGGTCTCAGCTGGGGGTGATTCTTGCTGCGGTGATTATGACGATGTTGCCGGAACTGGCTAGGGAGTTTCAGGAATACCGTATGCTGATGTTTGGCTTGATGATGGTATGCATGATGATCTGGCGGCCTGAAGGCTTATTGCCCATGAAGCGCCCCCAGATAACGTTAAAAACCAAGAATAAAGCCTCTGAAGGTCAGGTTGTCGAAGCAGGAGCATCCTCATGA
- the nrdG gene encoding anaerobic ribonucleoside-triphosphate reductase-activating protein: MRYQRYYPIDVVNGEGTRASLFVSGCEHFCKGCHNSTTWDPDSGIPYTEEFEQKILDDLADERVKRDGLSLSGGDPLFPGNLKMVERLVKRVKTELPEKDIWLWTGYALENLSPGQKEIIQYIDVLIDGKFEENKRDLTLPWRGSSNQRVMRLANGKPDSYIV; this comes from the coding sequence ATGAGATACCAGCGCTACTATCCGATTGATGTCGTCAATGGAGAAGGAACCCGGGCCTCCCTGTTTGTCAGTGGTTGTGAACACTTCTGCAAAGGTTGCCACAATTCCACAACCTGGGACCCGGATTCCGGTATCCCGTACACTGAAGAATTTGAGCAGAAGATTCTGGATGATCTTGCCGACGAGCGGGTAAAGCGTGACGGTTTGTCCCTGTCGGGTGGTGACCCACTGTTTCCGGGCAACCTGAAAATGGTTGAACGACTGGTTAAAAGGGTGAAAACGGAATTGCCGGAAAAAGATATCTGGCTATGGACAGGTTATGCCCTGGAAAATCTTAGTCCCGGACAGAAAGAGATCATCCAATATATTGATGTGCTGATTGACGGTAAGTTCGAAGAAAACAAACGAGACCTGACCCTGCCCTGGCGAGGCAGTAGCAACCAGAGGGTTATGCGACTGGCCAATGGCAAGCCGGATTCTTATATTGTATGA
- a CDS encoding zinc metallopeptidase, with the protein MIYVLFGVLILALIFGPQYWIKTTLKRYGKWRKDLQGTGGELAEHLVERFQLEGVTVVRGAPGADYYDPEEKIISLSPQHYDGQSVAAVAVATHETGHAIQHKEQNPDFMQRQKRIRTAMAIERFSVMALLVSPVIFALTRVPHSMILTVLIGISGMLANVWVQFKNLPVEMDASFGKAMPILEEGYLAGNDLLGARAVLKAAAYTYVAAALASLLNLGRWLMILRR; encoded by the coding sequence ATTTGGTCCGCAGTACTGGATAAAGACAACCCTTAAACGCTATGGCAAGTGGCGTAAAGACCTTCAGGGAACAGGTGGCGAACTGGCTGAACATCTGGTTGAACGGTTTCAGCTGGAAGGGGTGACGGTCGTTCGAGGCGCTCCCGGGGCAGATTATTACGACCCGGAAGAGAAGATTATTTCACTGTCGCCCCAGCATTACGACGGTCAGTCTGTGGCTGCCGTAGCCGTTGCGACCCATGAGACCGGTCATGCCATTCAGCATAAAGAGCAGAACCCTGATTTTATGCAGAGGCAAAAGCGTATCCGCACGGCGATGGCAATAGAGCGCTTCAGTGTCATGGCGCTGCTGGTCTCTCCCGTTATTTTTGCCCTGACCCGTGTTCCCCACAGTATGATTCTGACGGTATTAATTGGTATTTCCGGCATGCTGGCCAATGTATGGGTACAGTTTAAAAACCTGCCGGTTGAAATGGATGCCAGCTTTGGCAAGGCGATGCCGATTCTGGAAGAAGGGTATCTGGCGGGCAACGATTTGCTGGGCGCACGTGCGGTTCTGAAAGCTGCCGCTTACACTTATGTTGCAGCGGCATTGGCCAGTTTACTGAACCTTGGTCGCTGGCTGATGATACTAAGACGATAG
- the ilvA gene encoding threonine ammonia-lyase, biosynthetic, with the protein MPHHYIRKILEARVYDVAVETPVDPAPFLSERLGNNILLKREDLQPVFSFKIRGAYNKIAQLNEEQKSRGVIAASAGNHAQGVALAAKKLGIEAIIVMPTTTPEIKVRSCKARGASVILHGDAFDQALKHALELVEQHGYTFIHPYDDPDTIAGQGTIGMEILRQHTGPLDAVFVPVGGGGLAAGIATYIKYLRPDIKVIGVEYEESACLKAALDAGERVVLPHVGIFADGIAVAQIGEETFKLCREYIDEVITVSADEICAAIKDIFDDTRSICETAGATAVAGLKKFVERERVQQQTLMAIDSGANVNFDRLRYVSERAELGEKREAIISVTIPERPGSFKTFCETLGKRNVTEFNYRYHDPVNASIFVGVQVHPDQMPIDNLINELRDKGYPVENLTDNEMAKLHVRHMVGGHSSAVDNEVVYCFEFPERPGALLNFLNKLGKRWNISMFHYRNHGAAYGRVAVGLNVPAEDRVHLNGFLDEIGYHYCEETSNKAYKAFLG; encoded by the coding sequence ATGCCTCACCACTATATAAGAAAGATTCTGGAAGCCAGGGTCTATGATGTCGCGGTAGAAACACCTGTCGATCCAGCTCCCTTCCTGAGCGAACGTCTGGGCAATAACATTCTTCTCAAACGGGAAGACCTTCAGCCCGTATTTTCTTTCAAAATTCGTGGTGCCTATAACAAAATTGCCCAGCTCAATGAGGAGCAGAAAAGCCGTGGTGTGATTGCCGCTTCAGCAGGCAATCATGCCCAGGGCGTAGCGCTTGCAGCAAAAAAACTGGGCATTGAAGCCATTATTGTTATGCCCACCACCACACCGGAAATAAAGGTTCGGTCGTGTAAAGCCAGAGGCGCCAGCGTTATTCTGCATGGAGACGCCTTTGACCAGGCACTGAAACATGCCCTGGAACTGGTTGAGCAGCATGGCTACACCTTTATCCACCCTTACGATGACCCTGATACCATTGCCGGACAGGGAACGATCGGTATGGAAATACTCCGCCAGCATACCGGACCGCTGGATGCTGTTTTTGTTCCTGTCGGCGGAGGCGGACTGGCTGCCGGTATCGCTACCTACATCAAGTATCTCCGCCCGGACATTAAGGTGATTGGTGTTGAATACGAAGAGTCCGCCTGTCTGAAAGCGGCATTAGACGCTGGCGAACGTGTAGTTCTCCCCCACGTAGGCATCTTTGCAGATGGCATTGCCGTGGCACAAATTGGTGAGGAAACCTTCAAGCTTTGCAGGGAGTATATTGATGAAGTCATTACCGTTAGTGCAGATGAAATCTGTGCAGCCATAAAAGACATCTTCGATGACACCCGGTCTATCTGTGAAACCGCCGGGGCAACGGCGGTTGCGGGTCTGAAGAAATTTGTTGAGCGGGAAAGAGTTCAACAGCAAACATTGATGGCAATAGACTCGGGTGCCAATGTTAACTTTGACCGTCTTCGCTATGTTTCTGAACGGGCGGAACTGGGTGAAAAGCGTGAGGCGATTATCTCAGTCACCATTCCTGAACGCCCCGGTAGTTTTAAAACCTTCTGCGAAACACTGGGCAAACGTAACGTCACTGAATTCAACTACCGCTACCACGACCCTGTAAACGCCAGCATTTTTGTCGGTGTTCAGGTGCATCCGGACCAGATGCCCATCGACAACCTGATCAACGAGTTACGCGACAAAGGTTATCCGGTAGAAAACCTCACCGACAACGAAATGGCAAAACTGCACGTTCGCCACATGGTGGGTGGACACAGCAGTGCCGTAGACAATGAAGTGGTTTATTGCTTTGAATTCCCCGAACGGCCAGGTGCTTTACTCAATTTCCTGAACAAACTGGGTAAACGCTGGAACATCAGCATGTTCCATTATCGAAATCACGGTGCAGCCTATGGGCGTGTTGCCGTTGGTCTTAATGTTCCAGCAGAGGATCGGGTTCATCTTAATGGTTTTCTCGATGAAATTGGCTACCACTATTGCGAAGAAACCAGTAACAAGGCTTACAAAGCATTTCTTGGTTAA
- the livH gene encoding high-affinity branched-chain amino acid ABC transporter permease LivH has product MTDSLYYFIQQLLNGLTVGSTYALIAIGYTMVYGIIGMINFAHGEIYMIGSYIAFIVLAALAMMGIDSVVLMLAGAFIISIIITSTYGFAVERVAYRPLRNSNRLIALISAIGMSIFLQNYVRLAQGSRDIAMPGLINGGWVFGPEDGFNATLSYMQVIIFMVTFISMTALTLFISRSRMGRACRACAEDLGMTGLLGINTNQIISLTFVIGAALAAVAGVLLGLYYGVVNPYIGFMAGLKAFTAAVLGGIGSIPGAVLGGLILGVTEAMTAGYFSTEYKDAVAFSLLVLILLFRPTGILGRPEVEKV; this is encoded by the coding sequence ATGACAGACTCTCTTTACTATTTTATTCAGCAACTCCTCAATGGATTGACGGTTGGCAGCACCTACGCCCTGATCGCCATAGGCTACACGATGGTCTATGGCATTATTGGCATGATCAATTTTGCGCATGGCGAAATCTACATGATTGGCAGTTACATTGCCTTCATTGTATTAGCGGCACTGGCCATGATGGGAATTGACAGTGTCGTTTTAATGCTGGCTGGCGCTTTTATTATCAGCATTATCATCACCAGTACTTACGGCTTTGCTGTTGAACGGGTGGCTTATCGTCCTTTGAGAAACAGCAACCGCCTGATAGCCCTGATCTCCGCCATAGGCATGTCTATTTTTCTGCAAAATTATGTTCGTCTGGCGCAGGGCTCAAGGGATATTGCCATGCCTGGCCTGATCAATGGAGGCTGGGTTTTTGGACCTGAGGATGGCTTTAATGCCACCCTGTCGTATATGCAGGTGATTATTTTTATGGTCACCTTTATTTCGATGACGGCTCTCACGCTGTTTATTTCCCGTTCGCGTATGGGCAGAGCCTGTCGTGCCTGTGCTGAAGACCTGGGTATGACCGGATTGCTGGGAATTAATACCAACCAGATTATTTCACTGACTTTTGTTATTGGAGCGGCACTGGCTGCTGTGGCAGGGGTTTTGTTGGGACTGTATTACGGTGTTGTGAATCCCTACATTGGCTTTATGGCCGGGTTGAAAGCGTTTACCGCTGCGGTGCTGGGGGGAATTGGCAGTATTCCCGGGGCTGTACTGGGTGGGTTGATTCTTGGGGTGACGGAGGCGATGACGGCAGGTTATTTCAGTACTGAATACAAAGACGCTGTTGCTTTCAGTCTGCTGGTCCTGATTCTGTTGTTCAGGCCCACAGGTATCCTTGGACGTCCGGAGGTTGAAAAAGTATGA